From Daucus carota subsp. sativus chromosome 6, DH1 v3.0, whole genome shotgun sequence, the proteins below share one genomic window:
- the LOC108227997 gene encoding serine/threonine-protein kinase D6PKL1 produces MGSLYGTGEIVELDEERNFSQNYQGIHQPNAHDKAKKTSVSRQGRISPIEDDINKLFEGIYIKTSSKGESPDNRVASALPSKKDSKRPMRVSASTSGIGFSEQVSLKQALRGLCISQASEIAAMKRLSKPPGSPAMSESGNLSSLFRSILVETSESGLPIAEAKNVRSEVSLVPEVGTSGTRGKGPLCHQEPKSQSFNYNSHMSPRFAVPLTTMTKVSTLGKNEVVSASMEVSRQPAKVELLQKEVSSSFASLPDHVGNDKFSKHGRSISAAAKLKEDVDENLYASTHLANEDAPRLRRKAKFQRVRPNSISSNKLGKFSKNVPRTFKPVIRNKNFAKKKPKQRSTFNGHDDVNCELDIRTNELVCQKCQCSLVDSKKETGRDYPVPSSVVISTESISNVNHASSKTNFNVNACVVIPKTSNNSRFREKGEFSQSSKSSIGEFSSSTSLSEDSYLSGSIYGNRPHMSKDSRWQAIQHVMKQCGFLGLGHFNLLKKLGGGDIGTVYLAELIGTSCLFAIKVMDNEFLAQRKKMPRAQTEREILRILDHPFLPTLYAQFVSDNLSCLVMEYCPGGDLHVLRQKQPSRYFPEQASRFYVAEVLLALEYLHMLGIVYRDLKPENILVREDGHIMLSDFDLSLRCAVNPMLLKSSSLVTEPPRVSGPCAGSKCIDPFCMKPSCQVSCFTPRLLPVSGKLRKAKTDLATRMRSLPLLVAEPTEARSNSFVGTHEYLAPEIIKGEGHGSAVDWWTLGVFLYELLYGKTPFKGAGNEETLANVVLHSLQFPDTPIVSFQARDLIRGLLVKEPEYRLGYTRGAAEIKQHPFFEGLNWALIRCAVPPEVPEPYDAIIPKFVSRGKGSNYLEYGASGENLEFELF; encoded by the exons ATGGGCTCACTGTATGGTACTGGGGAGATTGTTGAATTAGATGAAGAGCGAAACTTTAGTCAGAATTATCAAGGAATCCATCAACCCAATGCACATGACAAAGCAAAGAAAACTTCTGTGTCAAGACAAGGCCGTATTAGCCCAATAGAAGATGACATTAATAAGCTATTTGAAGGAATTTATATCAAAACATCATCGAAGGGCGAGAGTCCAGACAATAGAGTGGCTTCAGCACTCCCAAGTAAAAAGGATTCAAAACGACCGATGAGAGTGAGTGCTTCTACATCTGGAATTGGATTTTCTGAACAAGTCTCTCTAAAGCAAGCTTTGAGAGGACTATGCATATCTCAGGCCTCAGAAATAGCAGCAATGAAACGGTTGTCAAAGCCACCAGGGTCTCCTGCAATGTCAGAAAGTGGAAACCTGAGTAGCCTGTTTAGGTCTATTTTGGTTGAAACTAGTGAATCAGGTCTTCCCATAGCTGAAGCTAAAAATGTAAGATCTGAAGTATCACTGGTTCCTGAAGTAGGTACATCAGGTACACGGGGGAAGGGGCCTCTATGTCATCAAGAGCCGAAGTCACAGTCATTTAATTACAATTCCCATATGTCTCCTCGATTTGCTGTTCCTTTGACAACAATGACAAAAGTTTCTACACTCGGGAAAAATGAGGTTGTATCTGCATCAATGGAAGTTAGTAGACAGCCTGCAAAGGTAGAGCTTTTACAGAAAGAAGTCAGTAGCTCATTTGCTTCTCTACCTGATCATGTTGGAAATGATAAATTTTCGAAGCATGGTAGGAGTATATCAGCCGCTGCTAAGCTGAAAGAAGATGTTGATGAGAATCTGTATGCATCAACTCATTTAGCTAACGAAGATGCACCAAGATTGAGACGGAAAGCGAAGTTTCAAAGGGTTCGACCTAATTCAATAAGCAGCAATAAGTTGGGAAAGTTTTCAAAAAATGTTCCACGAACATTTAAGCCAGTTATTAGAAATAAGAATTTTGCAAAGAAGAAACCAAAGCAGAGATCAACATTTAATGGACATGATGATGTTAATTGTGAGTTGGATATCAGGACAAACGAATTGGTTTGCCAGAAATGTCAATGTTCACTGGTAGATTCCAAAAAAGAGACCGGGAGGGACTATCCTGTACCTAGCTCTGTAGTTATTAGTACTGAAAGCATTTCTAATGTGAACCATGCTTCAAGCAAAACAAACTTCAATGTTAATGCTTGTGTTGTTATTCCAAAGACGAGTAATAACTCGCGGTTTAGAGAAAAAGGGGAATTCTCACAGAGCTCAAAGAGTAGCATTGGTGAGTTCAGTAGCAGCACTAGTTTAAGTGAAGATAGCTATCTTAGTGGATCCATTTACGGCAACAGACCCCATATGTCAAAGGATTCGAGGTGGCAAGCCATCCAGCATGTTATGAAGCAGTGTGGATTTCTTGGCCTGGGACATTTTAATCTTTTAAAGAAGCTCGGTGGTGGAGATATCGGTACAGTATATCTTGCTGAATTGATTGGGACAAGCTGTCTATTTGCCATTAAGGTAATGGACAATGAGTTTTTGGCGCAAAGGAAGAAGATGCCAAGGGCCCAAACTGAGAGAGAAATATTGAGAATTCTGGACCATCCTTTTCTGCCTACTTTATATGCACAGTTCGTTTCAGATAATTTGTCATGTCTAGTTATGGAATATTGTCCAGGTGGAGATTTGCATGTACTCCGACAGAAGCAGCCCAGCAGATATTTTCCTGAACAAGCATCAAG ATTCTATGTAGCTGAAGTTCTTCTTGCCCTTGAATACTTGCATATGCTTGGCATTGTATATCGAGATTTAAAACCAGAGAACATTTTGGTTCGAGAAGATGGGCATATCATGCTTTCCGATTTTGACCTCTCACTTAGATGTGCTGTAAATCCGATGCTCCTGAAATCATCTTCATTGGTTACAGAACCCCCACGGGTATCAGGTCCGTGTGCAGGATCCAAATGCATAGATCCTTTCTGCATGAAGCCCTCTTGTCAAGTATCATGCTTCACCCCTAGGCTTTTACCTGTTTCTGGGAAACTGAGGAAGGCAAAAACTGATCTTGCAACCCGTATGAGATCGTTGCCACTACTTGTGGCCGAACCAACAGAAGCACGATCTAACTCTTTTGTTGGTACACATGAATATCTTGCCCCTGAGATTATCAAAGGTGAGGGTCATGGAAGTGCTGTTGATTGGTGGACGCTGGGTGTATTTCTGTACGAGCTTCTGTATGGAAAGACACCCTTCAAAGGTGCAGGAAATGAAGAAACATTAGCTAATGTAGTACTGCATAGTCTACAATTCCCAGACACCCCGATTGTGAGTTTTCAGGCCAGGGATCTCATCAGAGGGCTGTTGGTGAAGGAACCTGAATATCGTCTGGGCTATACAAGAGGCGCTGCTGAAATAAAGCAGCACCCCTTCTTTGAAGGACTTAACTGGGCACTGATACGATGTGCAGTTCCGCCTGAAGTACCCGAGCCTTACGATGCTATCATTCCAAAATTTGTATCTCGGGGCAAAGGGTCTAACTATCTTGAGTACGGAGCTTCAGGCGAGAACCTGGAGTTTGAGTTGTTTTAa
- the LOC108226815 gene encoding probable purine permease 11 — MPGNEASVLVHHGTSLNQLPLQKFKRWHWWLLVSINIFFLLAGQCAAVLLGRYYYDKGGNSKWLATLVQTAAFPILLVPLLFVSSTLKPSTESTSSSIAVISFIYVILGVVIAGDNMLYSVGLLYLSASTYSLICATQLAFNAIFSYFINSQKFTALIFNSVVVLSLSASLIAVNDDSSGPSGLSKWKYALGFLTTLAASALYSLLLSLMQLTFQKVLKRETFAVVLDMQMYTSVVATCVAIIGLFASGEWRTLHGEMNGFAEGRTSYIMTIIGTAVSWQVCSVGVVGLIFVVSSLFSNVISTLSLALTPIASVIIFHDKMNGVKIIAMLMAIWGFATYIYQNYRDDLKARKLHSEHADGNHQFSTSYC; from the coding sequence GTAATGAAGCTTCAGTGTTGGTGCACCATGGAACTTCACTAAATCAATTGCCTCTACAAAAATTTAAGCGCTGGCACTGGTGGCTTTTGGTATCAATCaatattttctttcttctgGCTGGTCAATGCGCTGCTGTTCTTCTGGGGAGATACTACTATGATAAAGGCGGGAATAGTAAATGGTTGGCTACACTTGTTCAAACTGCTGCCTTTCCTATACTTCTCGTCCCATTACTTTTTGTCTCTTCTACTCTAAAGCCTTCAACTGAATCCACATCTTCTTCAATTGCTgttatatcatttatatatgtcATCCTTGGTGTAGTCATTGCAGGAGACAATATGCTCTATTCTGTTGGACTGTTGTACTTGTCTGCTTCTACTTATTCGTTAATTTGCGCTACCCAATTAGCCTTTAATGCCATCTTCTCATACTTCATAAATTCTCAGAAATTTACTGCCCTGATTTTTAATTCCGTCGTGGTTCTTTCTTTATCTGCTTCTCTAATTGCTGTCAATGACGATTCTAGTGGACCGTCAGGCCTCTCTAAATGGAAGTACGCCCTTGGATTTCTTACCACTTTAGCTGCCTCGGCACTTTACTCTCTTTTGTTATCCCTTATGCAGCTTACATTCCAGAAGGTTCTAAAGAGAGAAACATTTGCCGTAGTTTTAGATATGCAGATGTACACATCGGTTGTTGCTACCTGTGTTGCAATTATAGGGCTTTTTGCAAGTGGTGAATGGAGGACGTTGCATGGAGAAATGAATGGTTTTGCTGAAGGAAGAACATCTTATATTATGACTATAATTGGTACAGCAGTTTCATGGCAGGTTTGCTCTGTTGGTGTAGTAGGATTGATTTTTGTGGTCTCGTCATTGTTCTCTAATGTTATCAGTACTCTTTCGTTGGCGCTTACTCCAATTGCTTCCGTGATAATCTTCCATGATAAAATGAATGGAGTAAAGATAATTGCCATGCTAATGGCTATCTGGGGATTTGCAacttatatatatcagaacTACCGCGATGATCTTAAGGCGAGGAAGCTTCACTCTGAGCATGCTGATGGAAATCATcaattttcaacttcatactGCTAA
- the LOC108228047 gene encoding monodehydroascorbate reductase, producing MAEKSFKYVIIGGGVSAGYAAREFANQGVKKGELAIITKEAVAPYERPALSKGYLFPEGAARLPGFHTCVGSGGEKLLPEWYAGKGITLFLSTDIVKADLASKTLVSAAGDTFKYESLIIATGSTVLRLTDFGVQGADSKNILYLREIDDADKLVETIKAKKNGKVVIVGGGYIGLELSAVMKLNNLDVTMVYPEPWCMPRLFTADIAAFYEEYYKNKGVKIIKGTVAVGFNSNDNGEVKEVKLKDGRVLEADIVVVGVGARPLTTLFKGQVEEDKGGIKADAFFKTSVANVYAVGDVATFPMKMYNDIRRVEHVDHARKSAEQAVKAIFASEQGKTIEEYDYLPMFYSRSFNLSWQFYGDNVGDAVIFGDNSPKSDNPKFGSYWIKDGKVVGAFLEGGSPDENKAIAKVARVQPAADSLDVLAKEGLAFASKI from the exons ATGGCGGAAAAATCGTTCAAATATGTCATCATCGGCGGTGGTGTTTCAGCT GGATATGCTGCCCGCGAGTTTGCAAACCAAGGAGTTAAGAAAGGAGAGCTGGCAATTATCACCAAAGAGGCG GTGGCTCCATATGAACGTCCTGCACTAAGCAAGGGATACTTGTTTCCCGAGG GGGCTGCTAGGCTCCCTGGGTTCCATACATGTGTTGGAAGTGGAGGGGAGAAACTGCTTCCCGAGTGGTATGCTGGTAAAG GAATAACATTATTTCTTAGCACGGATATAGTGAAAGCAGACCTTGCTTCAAAAACTCTAGTCAGTGCGGCTGGAGATACCTTTAAATATGAGTCTCTCATAATTGCAACTGGTTCCACA GTACTGAGATTAACAGATTTTGGTGTACAAGGGGCTGATTCAAAAAACATTTTATACTTAAGAGAAATTGATGATGCTGATAAGCTTGTGGAAACCATTAAGGCTAAGAAAAATGGAAAGGTTGTCATCGTTGGCGGAGGATATATCGGTCTTGAGCTTAGTGCAGTCATGAAGCTTAATAATTTGGATGTCACAATGGTTTACCCAGAACCATGGTGCA TGCCCCGCCTTTTCACTGCTGACATTGCTGCATTCTATGAGGAGTATTATAAAAACAAGGGAGTGAAAATAATTAAAGGAACAGTAGCAGTTGGATTTAATAGCAACGATAATGGGGAG GTGAAGGAAGTGAAGCTTAAGGATGGTAGGGTGTTGGAAGCGGACATTGTTGTTGTTGGTGTTGGGGCAAGACCACTCACGACACTCTTTAAGGGTCAAGTTGAAGAGGATAAAGGTGGAATAAAG GCTGATGCATTCTTCAAGACAAGTGTTGCTAATGTATATGCTGTTGGTGATGTTGCAACTTTCCCCATGAAAATGTACAATGATATTAGAAGAGTTGAGCATGTTGATCATGCGCGTAAATCTGCTGAACAGGCAGTAAAG GCAATTTTTGCAAGTGAACAGGGAAAAACAATCGAGGAATATGACTACCTTCCAATGTTTTACTCGCGTTCTTTTAACCTGTCATGGCAATTCTATGGTGATAATGTTGGCGATGCTGTAATCTTTGGCGACAACAGTCCAAAATCAGATAACCCCAAGTTTGGGTCATACTGGATCAAGGATGGAAAGGTTGTGGGTGCATTTTTGGAGGGTGGTTCTCCTGATGAGAACAAGGCTATCGCCAAAGTGGCAAGGGTGCAACCTGCGGCAGACAGTCTGGATGTATTGGCAAAGGAAGGCCTCGCATTTGCTTCgaagatttaa